The window TTTCGACTGCATCCAAGAGGTAGGTCACATCAAAGACTCCTTTTAGATAGGTTTGTAAATCCTCTTTTGTTTTGAAGCGACTACTTGAAACATTGTGTGGGGTATTTGGACTATGTTCATTCATGAAATTAAAGCCATAGTAATAAATACCTCCACCAGCTGATGACTGCAACAAGCCCATAGCATAGGATTCTGCATCTTGACCAGGACGACGCTTATGACCATCTAACATGATGGTTTCATCATAGTTATGGACCAATTCATGACTCATAGTTGAATCCCCTAGATCAGATAACATGTCCCGATTTGAAAATTTCACAAAGGTTACTGTATCTGAAAAGGCACTATCTCTTGATTGTCTATGCCATTCATTCAAGGCACCTGCCAACTCCTGAACATAGCGGTATTCCTGATCATATTTACCAGCCCACCGCCGTTTATCAGCGTGGTCTTCAAATGCATTTGAATCTTTGATCCAGTAACCATCCCAAATTTCAGTTGAGCGTTGGATAAACTTATCTCTCAGATTAGAATCTGCCATTTGATACCACATATCCAAAAAGTCACCTAATCGTTTCCCGTGTTTCGGTATCCGACTTGTCTGTACTGTCTTAACTGTTTGGTAATATTGTTCTGGATTGGTCTTTTTCAAAGCCGTATCCACATATCTTCCGTAACCACCGAAGGCTACTGTTGCCATTGAGCTCATTACGAAAATATCATCCTTCTCCTTGATATTAAGCAATGGCAAGTAGTATTTTTCATAACGTGGAATACGTCCCAGATGACTATATAGACTGGTGTCAATGCTCGAGTTTGCATTGGATGGAATTTCATAAACAAAGGCATTGGTCGCTTCTTTAAACCACTTCCTTGAATCAGTTTCTCCCAAGAACAATTTCTTATTGTATTCCAAGAAATCACGAACTGTTCCAAGCTGACTAGAGAGTGCTCCAAAACGTTCCTTATGAATGGCTGCATTATTGGCAAGTGTTAATCTGTCAAAATACATATCTTCGTAGCCATTTTGTGAAACATAGAACTGATCATCATCCTTGGTGAGTTTATCCGTAAATGACCTCAACCAGCCTAGAGTATCTAATTGACGCTTATAGAAATCCGCATGATGGAGCACAATATTCTTGATATTGGTATCTCCATATTTAATGCCATATAGCCTATTGAGGTAGGCAAGAGCGAACATAATTTTTTCTTTATCTGCCAAGAATTCTTTTTTAATGACATCCCTGACAGCCTTGCTTGTGGTATCAACTACCTGTCTATTGGCCAGCAAACCTTTGATATGGACTTCGAGATTGTCTTTGACTTCTGCAAAGGATTCATCTAAGTACAAGTCTTTTAGTTTGGCGTTCTTGTCTGCAGTTTGGATATGTAAGATGTCAGCCATCTCTTGGCTGTCAAGATCAACCTGAGAAAATGCTGTCACTAGTTCATCGATGAGACTGGTTTCCAGAGATAGTAATTGTTCTGGTGTATAGAGAAGTTGTTCACCTAAGCCATATTCCACAACCTTGGTCTTACCGTACTCTCCCTTAAATACCAAAGGTAGAACTTCCGAAGTTCCATCTTCATAATGGATCAGTAATTTGGTCAAGGAAGCGTGTTGGTCATAGATATTTGTTGCTACTCCATCCTCATTCAAGGTCAGAACTGACTGGATAGGCTTGCTATAGAGATTACTTGCTTCATCAATCAAGTTACCATATTTAACAATCGTATTCCGGTCATAGAATGGCAACAACTTAGACGTGTTTTCATAGGCAGTTCTTCGTTTAGCCTGAGCATTTTGAACCTGGTTATAATCGATGGTCTGCACGGAATTCGACTGACTATTAGTATTTGCCTGCTCGGTCTTGGTAGGAGCTGTTGGAATTCCCCATGCCTTGATTTTATCTAGCACGGCTTCTTGAGAAAGGCTTGTAGACTGAATGGTAGGATTTGGTTGGCCTGTTGCATGACCTTCAACACTATAAATATTGGTTGGCATTGACCCGTGTGTAGTATATAGATTTTGTGCCGAAGCAATGATACCTCCATTGGTAACAGATACACCTGTTGCAATATTATTCAAGACAGACATCCTAGCTGTACCTACAAAACCTCCAGTATCAGCAGGTGCTGTAGCCTGGATATTTCCTTTAACATAGGCATTGGTAATCGTAGATAAAATCATATCCGAAGTGACACCACCAATTTTTTGTCCGCGGCCACTTGCTGTCTTAGCATCAATTGCCACATTAACCCTTACCTTGTCAATGGTTGAACTATTTAGTATTCCTGTAACACCACCCATATAGTAGATTTCATAGCTTGCTGTATTATTTAATCTGACATCGATGATGGAATTGCTAATGCTTGTACCATTTGTTGCTTCGTAAACCAAACCAGCAATATTTTGTTTGGCCGTAATATTTCCTGAAACAGTGACCTTATCAATGGTAGCCTTATCTGCTTTTTTTGCTAAGGCAGCTACTGCTGTTTGATCATTTACAATGGCCACATCTTTTAAGGAGATATTTTCGACCCTAGCATTCTTAAGAGTGCTGAAAAGCGGTCTATCTAACTGTAAAATCGAGTAGGCCTTTTGCCCACCTAGGCTCTTCAGACTTCCAGTAAATTCTTTGGTAACGTAGGTGTCAGTCGAAACCTCCTTATCAACAACCATATCAGCAGCTAGATAATAAGTGCCACTAGGATTGTTATTGATAGCATCTACTAATTCACTAAATTTACTGTAGGCCCCCTCTTGCAAGACAAGTTTATCAATCATAAAGGTATGATTTTTATCAAAACCATTATTATTCTGGTTAAACTTAACCAATTTCGGATGAATAATATTTACCATAATCCCCTTGTCAGCATTCTCAAAGCTATCAACTGGAAGATAAATATCTTTGTTGTTTACAGTAGAAATCTTAACAAGGTAGTTTTCTGAAGAAATTGGAGCGCTAGTCAAGGCTGTAATCCTTGTTTTCTCGCCAAATTCATCAACTTGATACAGCTCAATACTATTGTAAGATCGAAATTCCAGCAACTTATTCTCTAGTTCAAATTTTTCTGTTCTGAGCTCTTCTTCCACATCATCACTACCTAAATTATAGGTAAATCGTGTTTTTACTTCATAGTCAGTGTTCAGCAGCAAA is drawn from Streptococcus sp. 29892 and contains these coding sequences:
- a CDS encoding ZmpA/ZmpB/ZmpC family metallo-endopeptidase, which produces MFWKEKQNKFSIRTFNRGVASVIIGMTAALFFVPNLAMKAELTALAHTNVAREQISYKYVLYSELTSDEKARIQATIPARQVGDTHTYYMVYRPKTNLPQTGDIPTFTSSLVGLGLLIIGLSLTKDRKKRIVRSLIILTATGSLSVAAISTGSLSGFDKQFTLAIGEALPQAVISIDQHEFVGFILEGDVNYETITVTEANAGEQKSPSELILPNTLVEGISKHSEAPVPPSTEAEVLPEDSTDPVVPSSPVTEQPEAPVTPAPPVTEDDVLHEEATDPVVPIAPVTDEPEAPVTPAPPSTEADVLPEEPTAPVVPSSPVIEQPEVPVTPVPPSTEGEVLPEEPTEPVAPSEPITEQPEAPIPPSTEDEVLPEAPTEPVVPSVPSEPITEQPEEPKTPVPPSTEDEVLPEAPTDPVVPSVPSEPITEQPEVPVTPVPPSTEDEVLPEEPTDPVVPVAPSDPVTEQPEAPETPVPPSTEDEVLPEEPADPVVPIAPVTEEPEAPVPPSTEAEVLPETPTDPVAPSDPVTEEPETPVPPSTEDEVLPEDPTEPVVPSSPVTEDPEAPVPPSTEDEVLPEDPTGPVVPIAPSDPVTEQPEAPVPPSTEDEVLPEDPTDPVVPSFPVTEEPEEPIKTKPELVLSILKENVDDRSVEVSYTLIDNDSTFVRAMVSLYKGDELVTEKEILTQEELYKVPFADLLLNTDYEVKTRFTYNLGSDDVEEELRTEKFELENKLLEFRSYNSIELYQVDEFGEKTRITALTSAPISSENYLVKISTVNNKDIYLPVDSFENADKGIMVNIIHPKLVKFNQNNNGFDKNHTFMIDKLVLQEGAYSKFSELVDAINNNPSGTYYLAADMVVDKEVSTDTYVTKEFTGSLKSLGGQKAYSILQLDRPLFSTLKNARVENISLKDVAIVNDQTAVAALAKKADKATIDKVTVSGNITAKQNIAGLVYEATNGTSISNSIIDVRLNNTASYEIYYMGGVTGILNSSTIDKVRVNVAIDAKTASGRGQKIGGVTSDMILSTITNAYVKGNIQATAPADTGGFVGTARMSVLNNIATGVSVTNGGIIASAQNLYTTHGSMPTNIYSVEGHATGQPNPTIQSTSLSQEAVLDKIKAWGIPTAPTKTEQANTNSQSNSVQTIDYNQVQNAQAKRRTAYENTSKLLPFYDRNTIVKYGNLIDEASNLYSKPIQSVLTLNEDGVATNIYDQHASLTKLLIHYEDGTSEVLPLVFKGEYGKTKVVEYGLGEQLLYTPEQLLSLETSLIDELVTAFSQVDLDSQEMADILHIQTADKNAKLKDLYLDESFAEVKDNLEVHIKGLLANRQVVDTTSKAVRDVIKKEFLADKEKIMFALAYLNRLYGIKYGDTNIKNIVLHHADFYKRQLDTLGWLRSFTDKLTKDDDQFYVSQNGYEDMYFDRLTLANNAAIHKERFGALSSQLGTVRDFLEYNKKLFLGETDSRKWFKEATNAFVYEIPSNANSSIDTSLYSHLGRIPRYEKYYLPLLNIKEKDDIFVMSSMATVAFGGYGRYVDTALKKTNPEQYYQTVKTVQTSRIPKHGKRLGDFLDMWYQMADSNLRDKFIQRSTEIWDGYWIKDSNAFEDHADKRRWAGKYDQEYRYVQELAGALNEWHRQSRDSAFSDTVTFVKFSNRDMLSDLGDSTMSHELVHNYDETIMLDGHKRRPGQDAESYAMGLLQSSAGGGIYYYGFNFMNEHSPNTPHNVSSSRFKTKEDLQTYLKGVFDVTYLLDAVEIQAIATKGKEAYPYFFNKIELVPATEAPTNQLPSYQNTHDRIRKLSNEELANLNITTINDAIDHALVAKSSLLLEQDYLRENLKNYYFVPLYYPIYAGLQNNSGTVGGLQFRKTALELLAAKGWEEGFIPYATDKLKAEAEAAGRLLSDQFIFEKIFAGQFTDYASFKKAMYKERWDKKDRLKAITISFNGQTETIDNIETLSRLMAEAVDKDYQAAKNKQAGFNRQGLKDAILKAYVGLTDSFTSSIFTD